The proteins below come from a single Tribolium castaneum strain GA2 chromosome 9, icTriCast1.1, whole genome shotgun sequence genomic window:
- the LOC661204 gene encoding uncharacterized protein LOC661204 isoform X1, producing the protein MTKMIMMRSTPCTKMGKPPPPVPPRPSKTLVAEALAKTRKGAPVRTAPPPPLVSVGVSEGSRTVIFQSPKIEKKKEEDQVLNDRNHVNTLIDEMFASVLDQNEDKVSVEVPTVVVVEDSSSNSSTNEKKKVQFDDRMNHELLVSELESMRIEDEKISKRQRKPSDVIASDSDNKIQHSDWVEVNDGQEVHLSTCQIIIDDKIEKLKLDYERIKTMSSLHGLPPLPKSLSGFNLLESKPPTPVRTTSMRQGHLVYPPHPKINGDRKTNLDTQLAILRREMYSLRQLDLSLLSQLWSLNESIQDFRQILQEQEDRVLSPPSPSPTPSSGDEAEGDEFYMSTTSMSFRTPPPPPPVRRPSSSSNASSLG; encoded by the exons ATGACTAAAATGATTATGATGCGATCAACACCCTGCACGAAGATGGGCAAACCGCCTCCGCCGGTGCCCCCAAGGCCCAGTAAAACGCTGGTGGCGGAGGCTCTGGCCAAGACGCGGAAAGGGGCGCCGGTGAGGACGGCGCCGCCACCGCCTCTTGTGAGTGTTGGGGTGTCGGAGGGTAGTCGAACTGTGATTTTTCAATCGCCCAAAATcgagaagaaaaaggaggaggatCAAGTGTTGAACGATCGCAATCATGTCAATACCTTGATCGATGAAATGTTTGCCAGTGTTTTGGATCAAAATGAGGATAAAGTCAGCGTGGAAGTACCGACGGTCGTGGTCGTCGAAGACTCGAGTAGCAATAGTTCCACAAATGAGAAGAAAAAAGTCCAATTTGACGACCGAATGAATCACGAATTGTTGGTTTCCGAGTTGGAAAGTATGCGAATCGAAGACGAGAAAATCTCGAAAAGACAAAGGAAACCTTCGGATGTAATAGCTAGTGATAGTGATAATAAAATTCAGCATTCGGATTGGGTCGAAGTGAATGATGGACAAGAAGTGCATTTATCCACTTGTCAAATCATTATCGAcgataaaattgaaaaattaaagctcGATTACGAAAG GATTAAAACAATGTCTTCGCTTCACGGCCTACCTCCGCTACCCAAAAGTCTCAgtggttttaatttattagagtCGAAGCCTCCGACTCCCGTAAGGACGACGTCGATGCGGCAAGGACATTTGGTTTATCCGCCACATCCCAAAATCAACGGCGACCGGAAAACCAATCTGGACACGCAGTTGGCGATTTTGCGACGAGAAATG TACAGCCTCCGTCAGCTGGACCTCTCGCTGCTGTCCCAGCTGTGGTCCCTGAACGAGTCGATCCAGGATTTCCGCCAAATCCTCCAGGAGCAGGAGGACCGCGTCTTGTCGCCGCCGTCGCCGTCCCCGACGCCGTCCAGCGGCGACGAGGCCGAAGGCGACGAGTTTTACATGTCCACCACTTCGATGAGCTTTAGGACGCCGCCTCCACCGCCCCCAGTCCGGAGACCTAGCAGTTCCTCGAATGCGTCCAGTCTTGGTTAG
- the LOC661204 gene encoding anaphase-promoting complex subunit 11 isoform X3, translating into MKLTIKNWTGVATWRWVANDDNCGICRMPFDGCCPDCKLPGDDCPLVWGQCSHCFHMHCIVKWLQSQPVNQQCPMCRQPWKFNNK; encoded by the exons atgaaattgaCAATCAAAA ACTGGACTGGGGTTGCGACTTGGAGATGGGTGGCAAATGACGACAATTGCGGAATTTGTCGCATGCCCTTTGATGGTTGTTGTCCTGATTGTAAATTACCGGGAGACGATTGCCCCCTAGTGTGGGGACAGTGCTCGCATTGTTTTCACATGCATTGCATTGTTAAGTGGCTGCAGTCCCAACCCGTCAACCAGCAGTGCCCCATGTGCAGACAGCCCTGGAAGTTCAACAACAAGTAG
- the Ndg gene encoding nidogen, producing the protein MKLLRLFSCCLFFFTGATALPVGLLYSHNVQEARKLPQENDVSSPEIKLKVPVVFYGTKFNSIFVNSNGFVSFQTEIPNFFNIEFPLDYPLIAPFYTNVDTRSAGTISYYETSDSALIHRATENVREYFSDQENFQAKSLFIVTWFRVGYFNRGSDKTNTYQLVIITDGASSFVELLYPKEGIQWIQGTGDESGLPDARAQAGFISAEGKMYTLPGSGTEQVRNLEVWSNIDLPGQFMYRVDGNDVIGPDLITDDLKSDENPQTCAEATTYCHVQANCVDYEEGFCCQCKKQYYGNGRFCVKKDVPLRVNGKINGKINGERLENLDLQSYIVMVDGRAYTAISKIPESIGFDIQSLQILGGVIGYIFAKPIRNAQNGYQFTGGVFNHTAILKFLNTSQTVTIKQKYLGLDVFDQLRLETNIQGEIPTLPFDSKIEIDEYQEQYTLTSPGVVQMSSTRFFKYLDENKEETTVSYDIEQVYTFDYCKHENTSLGESWKLKVGKNFISYESKEQIIRFGLTNKIMPLGEIDPCQEGRSQCAPFSACVVDGDSFRCVCNPGFQQMFAENETVCADIDECQTGLHSCDQNAACVNQVGSYSCSCNPGFTGNGQVCENEFSCHNVICPPNAECVEGDNVAMCRCMPGFTGDGQVCSPLVDRSCHTANNCDPFAVCTIDPKTNSYYCVCLPGYEGDGYSCSKVEVQNVTEAAVEKEIQRCVLGVCWCPEGYTFEKGTTYCIPKEETTVLPPTTPLADNVTCDILNNCNANAQCIYNSENETFSCICNEGYDGDGYTCDAVTVSCAQEYNCGPNANCYYDETVGKSKCVCNPGYFGDGFNCTITAICTSNADCTQTEECLLSSSQRYECVCKEGYVRDSQNQCIKPSTCGGGLCVENAECLYDDTYQLHYCSCKSGYMGDGITECKPRPIGCNIENKCGLHATCEYDPSTSLYECQCERGYYGDGYVCYTEINCHIEPTLCDPQATCVTDSNRRYVCQCNTGYVGNGTICRKNPTHEGNFLLLNQGMSTLKIPFEPTKQNSGKPIQVKYFQTAVGLDIDCYEGRVYWGDISGRAIRSSSYNGSNKSDFIVEGIGSPEGLAVDWVSRNIYWTDSTKDTVEVASIETRRRRVLFDFNLVNPRGIAVHPQRGKIFWTDWDRKNPKIEWANGDGSGRGIFLQGEAVSLPNSLTIDYDTEQLCYADAGTKKIECVDIDSKIRRTIATNCTYPFGITVTDKHIYWSDWITKKIERAEKNTLTRLPPLQVPLGGSGNKLFGLVAVPQSCPQLTNVCQYYKDQCPVDHICLPNGAGSRTCVCTFKADSSETPSCKL; encoded by the exons ATGAAGTTGCTTCGACTTTTCTCTTGTTGCCTATTTTTTTTCACGGGCGCGACCGCCTTACCAGTCGGACTCTTATACAGTCATAATGTGCAAGAAGCCCGCAAATTGCCACAGGAAAATGACGTCTCCAGCCCGGAAATCAAGCTCAAAGTGCCCGTGGTTTTCTACGGAACGAAATTCAACTCGATTTTT GTGAACTCAAACGGCTTCGTCTCCTTCCAAACCGAAATCCCCAACTTCTTCAACATCGAGTTCCCCCTCGACTACCCCCTCATCGCCCCCTTTTACACGAACGTGGACACCAGGAGCGCTGGGACGATTTCCTACTACGAAACCTCCGACTCGGCCCTCATTCACCGCGCCACAGAAAACGTCCGTGAATACTTCTCCGACCAGGAAAATTTCCAGGCCAAAAGTCTATTTATCGTGACTTGGTTCCGTGTCGGTTATTTCAACAGAGGCAGCGACAAAACCAACACTTATCAACTGGTGATCATCACCGACGGCGCCAGCTCATTCGTTGAACTCCTCTACCCCAAAGAGGGCATCCAGTGGATCCAAGGCACCGGGGACGAGTCCGGGCTCCCGGACGCCCGCGCCCAAGCCGGATTCATCTCCGCCGAGGGCAAAATGTACACGCTTCCGGGCTCCGGCACGGAGCAAGTCCGGAATTTGGAAGT GTGGTCCAATATTGACCTCCCGGGGCAGTTCATGTACAGGGTTGATGGGAATGACGTGATCGGGCCCGATTTGATCACCGATGATTTGAAAAGCGACGAGAATCCGCAAACGTGTGCCGAAGCTACGACTTATTGTCACGTCCAAGCCAACTGTGTGGACTACGAGGAGGGGTTCTGCTGCCAGTGCAAGAAACAGTACTACGGGAATGGGCGGTTTTGTGTAAAGAAAG ACGTTCCGCTGAGAGTTAATGGGAAAATCAACGGGAAAATTAACGGCGAACGACTGGAAAATTTGGACTTGCAGTCGTACATTGTCATGGTCGATGGCCGGGCCTACACGGCTATTAGCAAAATCCCCGAATCTATAGGTTTTGACATCCAATCCTTGCAAATTCTGGGTGGGGTAATTGGTTATATTTTCGCCAAACCCATCAGAAACGCCCAAAATGGGTACCAATTCACGGGAGGTGTTTTCAACCACACTGCCATTCTCAAATTCTTAAACACCAGTCAAACCGTTacgataaaacaaaaatatttaggttTGGACGTTTTCGATCAATTGCGACTCGAAACCAACATTCAGGGGGAAATCCCGACTTTACCGTTCGACTCAAAAATCGAAATCGATGAGTATCAGGAACAGTACACTTTGACGAGTCCCGGAGTGGTTCAAATGTCATCGACTCGCTTTTTCAAATACTTGGACGAAAACAAAGAAGAGACCACCGTTTCGTACGACATTGAACAAGTCTACACTTTTGATTACTGCAAGCACGAGAATACCTCACTCGGCGAGAGCTGGAAGCTCAAAGTCGGCAAAAACTTCATCAGTTACGAGAGCAAAGAACAGATCATCCGTTTCGGCTTAACTAACAAGATCATGCCTTTGGGGGAGATCGACCCTTGCCAGGAGGGCCGCTCCCAGTGCGCCCCTTTCAGTGCCTGCGTCGTGGACGGCGACAGCTTCCGGTGCGTTTGCAACCCAGGTTTCCAGCAAATGTTTGCCGAAAACGAGACAGTCTGCGCCGACATTGACGAATGCCAGACCGGGCTCCACAGTTGCGACCAGAACGCAGCCTGTGTGAACCAGGTCGGGTCGTACTCCTGCTCTTGCAATCCGGGCTTCACCGGAAACGGGCAAGTGTGCGAGAACGAATTCTCGTGCCATAACGTCATTTGCCCCCCGAATGCCGAGTGCGTGGAGGGCGACAACGTGGCAATGTGCCGCTGCATGCCCGGATTCACCGGAGACGGGCAAGTTTGTAGCCCGCTGGTCGACCGGAGTTGCCACACGGCCAACAACTGCGACCCCTTCGCCGTCTGCACCATCGACCCCAAGACGAACAGCTACTACTGTGTGTGTTTGCCGGGGTACGAAGGGGACGGCTACAGTTGTAGCAAGGTGGAAGTGCAAAACGTGACGGAAGCGGCGGTCGAGAAGGAGATCCAGAGGTGCGTCCTGGGAGTGTGTTGGTGCCCCGAAGGGTACACTTTTGAGAAAGGGACCACGTATTGCATCCCCAAAGAGGAGACGACTGTTCTACCGCCGACTACGCCACTTGCGGATAATG TCACGTgtgatattttgaataattgtaACGCCAACGCTCAGTGTATTTACAATTCGGAAAATGAAACTTTCTCGTGTATCTGTAACGAAGGTTACGACGGGGATGGTTACACCTGCGATGCTGTAACCGTGTCGTGTGCGCAGGAATATAACTGTGGGCCCAATGCAAATTGTTACTACGACGAAACTGTCGGGAAGTCGAAATGTGTGTGCAACCCGGGGTATTTCGGGGACGGTTTCAACTGCACAATCACAG CCATTTGCACCTCCAATGCCGACTGCACCCAAACCGAGGAGTGCCTTCTGTCCAGCTCACAGCGCTACGAATGCGTCTGTAAAGAGGGCTACGTCCGGGATTCCCAAAACCAGTGCATTAAACCCAGCACTTGTGGCGGCGGACTTTGCGTCGAAAACGCCGAGTGTCTCTACGACGACACCTACCAGCTCCATTATTGCTCCTGCAAGAGTGGTTACATGGGGGACGGCATAACCGAATGTAAACCGCGCCCCATCGGTTGTAACATTGAAAATAAATGCGGCCTCCACGCCACCTGCGAGTACGACCCCTCCACCTCCTTGTACGAGTGTCAGTGTGAACGTGGTTACTACGGCGATGGTTACGTGTGTTACACCGAAATCAACTGTCACATCGAGCCAACTTTGTGCGACCCACAAGCCACGTGTGTTACAGACTCGAACCGGAGGTACGTCTGTCAGTGTAACACTGGCTACGTGGGGAACGGAACCATCTGTCGGAAGAATCCCACCCACGAAGGCAACTTCCTGTTACTCAACCAGGGAATGTCAACACTAAAAATCCCATTCGAACCCACGAAGCAAAATTCAGGAAAACCCATCCAGGTCAAGTACTTCCAAACTGCTGTGGGCCTGGACATTGACTGTTACGAAGGACGGGTCTATTGGGGTGACATCAGCGGGAGGGCGATCAGGAGCTCCTCCTACAACGGGAGTAACAAGAGCGACTTTATCGTGGAAGGGATTGGGTCACCGGAAGGACTAGCAGTTGATTGGGTTTCAAGAAACATTTATTGGACCGATTCGACCAAAGATACAGTCGAAGTCGCGAGTATTGAGACGAGGCGGAGGCGAGTCCTTTTCGATTTCAATTTAGTCAACCCGAGAGGAATCGCCGTGCATCCGCAACGAGG caaaatctttTGGACCGATTGGGACCGCAAGAACCCCAAGATCGAGTGGGCGAACGGCGACGGCTCCGGCCGCGGCATTTTCCTGCAAGGGGAAGCCGTTTCCCTTCCCAACTCTCTCACCATTGACTACGACACCGAACAATTGTGTTACGCGGACGCCGGaacgaaaaaaatcgaatGTGTCGATATCGACAGCAAAATCAGGCGCACAATTGCCACCAACTGCACATATCCATTCGGGATAACAGTCACCGATAAACACATCTATTGGTCGGACTGGATCAC GAAGAAAATTGAACGGGCGGAGAAAAACACGCTGACACGTTTGCCGCCCCTGCAGGTTCCTCTCGGCGGCAGTGGGAACAAGTTGTTTGGGTTGGTGGCAGTGCCTCAGAGTTGTCCCCAGTTGACAAACGTGTGCCAATATTACAAGGACCAATGCCCTGTCGATCACATTTGTCTCCCGAACGGCGCAGGAAGTCGGACTTGTGTCTGCACTTTCAAAGCCGACAGTTCTGAAACACCTTCTTGCAAATTATAA
- the LOC660983 gene encoding kinesin-like protein CG14535 isoform X3, with protein sequence MAASTSETSNWDARAAQKLNLSSSPHRRKRYNSEEADSSGFCGALQRSPPPVPPPLLRRIGVREVTGVGKVKVMLRVSNPPGSGTEACSNTFFSLDKRKKQVNLIDPATCGGSSAPEDRRVGVAAPKMFAFDAIFSQDDSQTEVCSSALTDVIHAVINGNDGCLFCFGHAGLGKSYTMLGTPENANTLGIIPCAISWLFKGINEQKQKTGARFSVRVSALEVCGPTNQMRDLLAGYANADSEQSPGVYLRDDPLFGNQPPHCELRVPTAEKAAHYLDAAVDCRAPTREESRDTHLLFTLHVYQYSVAGKGGVAGGRSRLHLIDLGNSERGKASGGIPLSGLGNILLAIFNGQKHLPYKEHKLTQLLKDCLGSLTCHAAMIAHVSPSAQNYSDTLTTVQLASRIHRMRRRRIKFVSSGTGSGGSSGEEPTRTTGTSSEPDPSSSDLSADTVIYVGPADDATDGEHPPVYIPSLNSGDNRCSMSKVLRGSSAEQRPKVPTKDTHRPAKTSCQSNKTSPAHTNSPKSSPSRAKPLKGTSDEQWIDGPRISKSKVAEARHLMKEPCHVKKRETWIDGPMQAEATGYGYMDSHKKNMIRKWVEHQTSQIQRTKPKQYKELTQFKTEDEIVKPLDSKKAETVEESVIRTGLKLNSIKNDAIPECQTPEEKEPADDLEDEEEEPELPPALPLIQPLSSREVSLESLDMLLKERMLSNAEYQNYQNPESDEDEVLEIIEVEEPLEPVPTQDSCLQVTEEDIALCMGYIENPLPEVDQENPLDHPLRILSQENLTVVSTFTDSMSVYTDLERILPRHKYDPQYDYEDPDNPYPRNGNFDESTRKKFDQLARLHQLYTNRLAKANVANSETYQKQQKNRTLSRCESLSLTDMLYGGGYPDNGSIYSEPAYVQEKFCENCKINLGRPATSQNWYTDLYLSASTQDLSQKKSDSLGGRFQRYCHNYDHNLAYLRHPDGASNPNLEESRVHASTSESAPAPPLPPPNSLPSVERMNRAILSIEAGTAIKLTHKSEGYDSGHDSTPRTSKHSPAAISRRAESGYDSVVRDSESSSIDSDSMSHLHGRRGKCKHKHEKSFCSWFLNPFTCKYIDDPPETHF encoded by the exons GTGAAGGTGATGTTGAGGGTGTCCAACCCGCCCGGCTCCGGTACGGAGGCGTGTTCGAACACGTTCTTCAGCTTGGACAAGCGGAAGAAGCAAGTGAATTTGATCGACCCGGCCACTTGTGGAGGCTCGTCGGCACCTGAAGACCGACGAGTGGGCGTCGCGGCGCCCAAAATGTTCGCCTTCGACGCGATTTTCTCGCAGGACGACTCGCAG acgGAGGTGTGTTCGAGTGCCCTCACGGACGTGATCCATGCTGTTATCAACGGCAATGATGGCTGTCTGTTCTGTTTTGGGCATGCAGGACTTG GCAAGTCGTATACGATGCTGGGAACCCCCGAAAACGCCAACACTCTGGGCATAATCCCCTGTGCCATTTCGTGGCTGTTCAAAGGAATCAACGAACAGAAACAAAAGACCGGCGCCCGCTTTTCCGTCCGCGTGTCAGCCCTGGAAGTGTGCGGCCCCACGAACCAAATGCGGGACCTCCTTGCAGGCTACGCCAACG CAGACTCGGAGCAATCCCCCGGCGTTTACCTCCGCGACGACCCTTTATTTGGCAACCAGCCCCCGCATTGTGAGCTGCGGGTGCCGACTGCGGAGAAAGCGGCCCACTACTTGGACGCCGCCGTCGACTGTCGAGCACCCACTCGAGAGGAGTCCCGAGACACCCACCTCCTGTTCACCCTCCACGTGTATCAGTACAGCGTCGCGGGAAAAGGCGGAG tcGCCGGTGGAAGAAGCCGCCTGCATCTGATCGATCTCGGCAATTCCGAACGCGGGAAGGCCAGCGGAGGCATCCCCTTATCGGGCTTGGGGAACATCCTCCTTGCGATTTTCAACGGCCAGAAGCACCTCCCGTACAAGGAACACAAGCTGACCCAACTCCTAAAAGACTGTCTCGGGTCCCTGACTTGCCATGCAGCCATGATAGCGCATGTTTCGCCCTCAGCCCAGAATTACTCCGATACTTTGACCACGGTCCAGCTAGCATCGAGGATACACCGAATGCGGAGGCGGAGGATCAAGTTCGTGTCGTCTGGAACCGGCTCCGGTGGAAGTTCCGGGGAGGAACCGACCCGGACCACCGGAACCAGCAGCGAACCTGACCCTTCCTCCAGCGACCTAAGTGCTGATACTGTCATTTACGTCGGTCCGGCTGACGACGCAACCGACGGGGAACACCCCCCTGTATATATCCCTAGCCTTAATTCCGGAGACAATCGATGCTCGATGAGCAAAGTTCTGCGAGGTTCGAGTGCAGAACAACGACCAAAAGTTCCTACCAAAGACACACATCGTCCGGCGAAAACTTCGTGCCAAAGCAACAAAACATCACCAGCTCACACAAACTCACCCAAATCATCACCAAGTCGAGCCAAACCGCTCAAAGGAACCAGCGACGAGCAGTGGATCGACGGACCAAGAATCTCAAAGTCGAAAGTAGCCGAAGCCAGGCATTTGATGAAAGAACCGTGCCATGTCAAAAAGCGCGAAACGTGGATCGATGGGCCCATGCAAGCCGAAGCCACCGGCTACGGCTACATGGACAGCCACAAGAAAAACATGATCAGGAAATGGGTGGAACACCAAACGTCCCAAATACAGAGAACTAAGCCCAAACAGTACAAAGAACTGACGCAGTTTAAGACAGAAGACGAAATCGTCAAACCCCTAGACAGCAAAAAGGCTGAAACGGTCGAAGAATCGGTGATCAGAACGGGACTCAAGCTAAACTCCATCAAAAACGACGCAATCCCCGAATGCCAAACCCCGGAAGAGAAAGAACCTGCAGACGACCTGGAAGACGAAGAAGAGGAACCAGAGCTACCACCGGCACTTCCCTTAATACAGCCCTTGAGCAGCCGAGAAGTGTCCCTCGAAAGTCTCGACATGCTGCTAAAGGAGCGCATGCTGTCGAACGCCGAGTACCAAAATTACCAAAACCCGGAAAGCGACGAAGATGAAGTCTTGGAAATTATTGAG GTGGAGGAGCCCCTCGAGCCGGTCCCGACCCAGGACAGCTGCCTCCAGGTGACAGAAGAGGACATAGCCCTCTGTATGGGCTACATCGAGAACCCGCTCCCGGAGGTGGACCAAGAGAACCCTCTCGACCACCCTTTGCGGATCTTAAGCCAGGAGAATTTAACAGTTGTGTCGACTTTCACCGACTCAATGTCAGTCTACACTGACCTTGAGCGGATCCTTCCGAGACACAAGTACGACCCTCAGTACGATTACGAAGACCCCGATAATCCCTATCCAAGAAACGGCAATTTCGACGAATCGACTCGGAAAAAGTTCGACCAGTTGGCACGCCTGCACCAATTGTACACGAACCGACTGGCCAAAGCCAACGTCGCCAATTCGGAAACGTACCAAAAGCAGCAAAAAAACCGCACGCTGAGCCGGTGTGAGTCACTATCACTAACCGACATGTTGTACGGTGGCGGCTACCCTGACAATGGGAGTATCTACTCGGAGCCGGCCTACGTGCAGgagaaattttgcgaaaattgtaaaataaatttaggcCGTCCGGCCACGTCCCAGAACTGGTACACCGACTTGTACTTGTCGGCCAGCACCCAGGACTTGTCCCAGAAAAAGAGCGACTCTTTAGGTGGCCGCTTCCAGCGCTACTGCCACAACTACGACCACAACCTGGCCTACTTGCGTCACCCCGACGGGGCCTCCAATCCGAATTTAGAAGAATCCAGGGTCCACGCTTCGACGTCCGAAAGCGCCCCCGCGCCGCCGCTGCCGCCCCCGAACAGTCTTCCCTCCGTCGAACGCATGAACAGGGCCATTCTCAGCATCGAGGCCGGGACTGCGATCAAACTGACCCACAAGTCGGAAGGGTACGACAGTGGACACGACTCCACCCCCAGGACGTCCAAGCACAGTCCGGCGGCCATCAGCCGAAGGGCCGAGAGCGGCTACGACAGTGTGGTGAGGGACAGCGAAAGTTCGAGCATCGACTCGGACAGCATGTCGCACTTGCATGGCCGCAGGGGCAAGTGCAAGCACAAGCACGAGAAGAGCTTCTGTTCGTGGTTTCTTAACCCGTTCACGTGTAAATATATCGACGACCCGCCCGAAACGCATTTCTAA
- the LOC661204 gene encoding leucine repeat adapter protein 25 isoform X2, with product MSSLHGLPPLPKSLSGFNLLESKPPTPVRTTSMRQGHLVYPPHPKINGDRKTNLDTQLAILRREMYSLRQLDLSLLSQLWSLNESIQDFRQILQEQEDRVLSPPSPSPTPSSGDEAEGDEFYMSTTSMSFRTPPPPPPVRRPSSSSNASSLG from the exons ATGTCTTCGCTTCACGGCCTACCTCCGCTACCCAAAAGTCTCAgtggttttaatttattagagtCGAAGCCTCCGACTCCCGTAAGGACGACGTCGATGCGGCAAGGACATTTGGTTTATCCGCCACATCCCAAAATCAACGGCGACCGGAAAACCAATCTGGACACGCAGTTGGCGATTTTGCGACGAGAAATG TACAGCCTCCGTCAGCTGGACCTCTCGCTGCTGTCCCAGCTGTGGTCCCTGAACGAGTCGATCCAGGATTTCCGCCAAATCCTCCAGGAGCAGGAGGACCGCGTCTTGTCGCCGCCGTCGCCGTCCCCGACGCCGTCCAGCGGCGACGAGGCCGAAGGCGACGAGTTTTACATGTCCACCACTTCGATGAGCTTTAGGACGCCGCCTCCACCGCCCCCAGTCCGGAGACCTAGCAGTTCCTCGAATGCGTCCAGTCTTGGTTAG